One stretch of Plutella xylostella chromosome 15, ilPluXylo3.1, whole genome shotgun sequence DNA includes these proteins:
- the LOC105387011 gene encoding zinc finger E-box-binding homeobox 1 — protein sequence MTATAPELSKSDFFDFVTSNEVTDAQYKQQMRSVNVFMESPDSRSNPLLSEEPKEQNNNSVPPAPPPAPPGGGGGGMAACTTLQSFDSIWNVERERERLDAGMLDLSYWSADSELAPPAGHKPNTDGQIYTLTVLNPDLPGPARFWGKEEDVSLGSPDHLHPPSSLDLEQILNMNGFSNDFSQDPISANLLPKVDSFAYDDAETDSQNNELSGSSLVKSEPYYEDNEYQSSDKKDDSCSSLIGTPILENHGEYNNNDWKLSDQNTESQQASLLREALQGKASVRYSTIQKYTISKLDPNAELKRVTMTNNNKADVPSMYQDHKELAETELLLLPHNGNVNISILLEDGAALGEPSSTHSVDDIISGLDTFPDDYEKLKKIASELGEVPGAYCVEGGVYALGGALPGAAPLLLPAVSSSKPAPKKYKRVQNKGSPPQAASIQPATSTSNGVRKERSLHYCSICSKGFKDKYSVNVHVRTHTGEKPFACSLCGKSFRQKAHLAKHYQTHIAQKTAAAGGAPLKTNKQR from the coding sequence ATGACGGCCACTGCCCCAGAACTGTCAAAATCAGACTTTTTCGACTTCGTTACATCCAACGAGGTTACCGATGCTCAATACAAGCAACAGATGCGATCGGTGAACGTATTTATGGAATCACCCGACTCGCGCTCCAACCCGCTGCTCTCCGAGGAGCCCAAGGAGCAGAACAACAACAGCgtgccccccgcgcccccgcccgcgccccccggcggcggcggcggcggcatggCGGCCTGCACCACGCTGCAGAGCTTCGACTCCATCTGGAACGTGGAGCGCGAGCGCGAGCGCCTGGACGCCGGCATGCTGGACCTCAGCTACTGGAGCGCGGACAGCGAGCTGGCGCCGCCCGCCGGCCACAAGCCCAACACGGACGGGCAGATCTACACGCTCACCGTGCTCAACCCGGACCTGCCCGGGCCCGCGCGCTTCTGGGGCAAGGAGGAGGACGTGTCGCTGGGCAGCCCCGACCACCTGCACCCGCCCTCCTCGCTTGACCTCGAGCAGATCCTCAACATGAACGGCTTCTCCAACGACTTCTCGCAGGACCCCATCAGCGCCAACCTGCTGCCGAAGGTGGACAGCTTCGCGTACGACGACGCCGAGACGGACAGCCAGAACAATGAACTGTCGGGGAGTAGTTTAGTTAAATCGGAACCTTACTACGAGGACAACGAATATCAATCTAGTGACAAAAAAGATGACTCGTGTAGCTCCCTTATAGGCACACCTATTTTAGAAAATCACGgggaatataataataacgaTTGGAAACTGAGCGATCAGAACACAGAATCGCAACAGGCCTCCCTGCTACGGGAGGCGCTACAGGGGAAAGCCTCCGTCCGCTATAgtacaatacaaaaatatacaatttccAAACTAGATCCTAACGCAGAATTGAAAAGAGTAACGAtgacaaataataacaaagcGGACGTGCCGTCCATGTACCAGGACCACAAGGAGCTGGCGGAGACggagctgctgctgctgccgcACAACGGCAACGTGAACATCTCCATCCTGCTGGAGGACGGCGCGGCGCTGGGCGAGCCCTCCTCCACGCACTCCGTGGACGACATCATCTCCGGGCTCGACACGTTCCCCGACGACTACGAGAAGCTGAAGAAGATCGCGTCGGAGCTGGGCGAGGTGCCGGGCGCGTACTGCGTGGAGGGCGGCGTGTACGCGCTGGGGGGCGCGCTGCCgggcgccgcgccgctgcTGCTGCCCGCCGTGTCCAGCTCCAAGCCCGCGCCCAAGAAGTACAAGCGCGTGCAGAACAAGGGCTCCCCGCCGCAGGCCGCGTCCATCCAGCCCGCCACCTCCACGTCCAACGGCGTGCGCAAGGAGCGCTCGCTGCACTACTGCTCCATCTGCTCGAAGGGCTTCAAGGACAAGTACTCGGTGAACGTGCACGTGCGCACGCACACGGGCGAGAAGCCCTTCGCGTGCTCGCTGTGCGGCAAGAGCTTCCGGCAGAAGGCGCACCTCGCCAAGCACTACCAGACGCACATCGCGCAGaagacggcggcggcgggcggcgcgccgcTCAAGACCAACAAGCAGAGGTAA
- the LOC105387001 gene encoding serine protease inhibitor 88Ea: MLIGVLSALIMASSAAGQCFSSNDTSGKKALPEARTSLYRGQLEFTLNVFNAINKAVPEDNIFFSPFSVYQSLLLAYFSAGGSTVESLREALVIDEKLDKASLMSAYKSDKWSRANNNNSDSYEFSSANKLFVEDSLDLAPCTKEFFNEEMEPLDFQNAPTEAREHINQWVARVTKDNIKSLIPEDGIGQSTKLVLANAAYFKGVWASKFPAERTKKDVFYVSETRQTLVPFMKQKGSFHYTVNEDLGAQILELPYKGNDISMYIFLPPYSMKEGVTNIIANLTPERLAAVVEESYMSREVLVEIPKFTIERELPLRGVLESIGAGDLFDGKANFSSLTSQRDVVFDDAIHKAKITLDEEGTTAAAATAIFGFRSSRPVEPARFVANFPFVYILYERPTNSVLFMGIYRDPKK, encoded by the exons ATGTTAATAGGCGTTCTATCCGCACTGATAATGGCGTCATCAGCCGCCGGGCAGTGTTTCTCCAGCAACGACACTTCAGGCAAGAAGGCGCTACCCGAAGCTCGAACCTCCTTGTACCGAGGACAGCTGGAGTTCACTTTAAACGTGTTCAATGCCATCAATAAGGCTGTACCAGAAGACAACATCTTCTTCTCTCCGTTCTCCGTGTATCAGTCGCTGTTGTTGGCGTACTTCTCCGCTGGAGGCAGCACTGTCGAGTCTTTAAGGGAAGCGTTGGTGATTGATGAGAAGTTG GACAAGGCAAGCCTGATGTCGGCCTACAAGTCGGACAAGTGGTCGCGAgccaacaacaacaacagcgACAGCTACGAGTTCTCCAGTGCCAACAAGCTGTTCGTGGAGGATTCACTGGACTTGGCGCCGTGTACCAAAGAGTTCTTTAATGAAGAGATGGAGCCACTG GATTTCCAAAACGCACCGACGGAAGCCCGCGAGCACATCAACCAATGGGTGGCGAGAGTCACCAAGGACAACATTAAGAGTCTGATTCCCGAGGACGGGATTGGTCAGTCCACCAAGCTGGTGCTGGCCAATGCTGCGTACTTCAAGGGTGTCTGGGCGTCCAAGTTCCCGGCTGAGAGGACCAAGAAGGATGTCTTCTACGTGTCTGAGACCCGTCAAACTTTGGTGCCGTTTATGAAGCAGAAGGGGTCTTTCCATTACA CCGTGAACGAAGACCTCGGCGCGCAGATTCTGGAGCTGCCCTACAAGGGCAACGACATCAGCATGTACATTTTCCTGCCGCCCTACTCCATGAAGGAAG GAGTGACGAACATCATAGCGAACCTGACGCCGGAGCGGCTGGCGGCCGTGGTGGAGGAGTCCTACATGAGCCGCGAGGTGCTCGTCGAGATACCCAAGTTCACCATCGAGAGGGAACTGCCGCTGAGAGGA GTGCTAGAGTCTATTGGTGCCGGGGACCTGTTCGACGGGAAGGCGAACTTCTCCTCGCTGACCAGCCAGCGGGACGTCGTGTTCGACGACGCCATCCACAAGGCCAAGATCACACTCGACGAGGAAG gcactacagcggcggcggcgacggcgatATTCGGCTTCCGGTCGTCGCGGCCCGTGGAGCCGGCGCGCTTCGTGGCCAACTTCCCCTTCGTCTACATTCTCTATGAACGACCCACCAACTCTGTCTTGTTTATGGGCATTTACCGTGACCCCAAGAAGTAG